A DNA window from Citrobacter tructae contains the following coding sequences:
- a CDS encoding MFS transporter yields the protein MQSKNTEMASSENQAEQGHVTPQDLRRAAWTCSLGSALEYYDFALYSLASAIIFGPLFFPNQEPGIALIASFGTYFLGFAVRPVGGILFGSLGDRLGRKFVLLATVLLMGTASTLIGLLPTYETAGIWAPVMLVALRLLQGLGAGAEQAGAAVLMTEYAPRGKRGYYAALPFLGIQIGTFMASAVYFILLHNVTNIAESWLWRLPFLASVLIIAVAIYIRLHLKESPSFSKLEARKQVTDSPLRNLLKTSRRNVFVGIGLRLAENGGSSIYQALAISYIVGVVGLDKSVGTLCLMSAVVVGAIMVPIAGWLTDRFGRVIVYRSLAIFQLLITFPVWWSFSHGNVPVTIVSLSLALGVGAWGMFGAQGAFLPELFGARHRYIGVALAREVSAVIAGGIAPLIGSAIITWVIHTTDPSGISAWMPIAIYLSLLTVGTIIATFFAPETRDRDLDDLADAKVNATVPRQGTTESYHDA from the coding sequence ATGCAGTCAAAAAATACAGAGATGGCATCATCAGAAAACCAAGCAGAGCAAGGACATGTTACACCGCAGGATCTCCGCCGCGCGGCATGGACCTGCTCACTGGGCAGCGCCCTGGAATATTACGATTTTGCCCTGTACAGTCTGGCCTCGGCGATTATTTTTGGCCCGCTCTTTTTCCCTAATCAGGAACCCGGCATCGCCCTTATTGCCAGTTTTGGTACCTACTTTTTAGGCTTCGCCGTCAGACCAGTCGGCGGCATTCTTTTCGGATCGTTAGGTGACAGGCTAGGAAGAAAATTTGTCCTGCTGGCAACGGTACTATTAATGGGCACAGCCAGTACACTTATCGGCTTACTCCCCACCTATGAAACCGCAGGTATCTGGGCACCCGTGATGCTGGTCGCACTGCGTCTGCTGCAAGGACTGGGTGCTGGCGCGGAGCAAGCGGGTGCTGCCGTGCTGATGACGGAATACGCCCCACGAGGCAAGCGCGGTTATTACGCTGCATTACCGTTCCTGGGCATTCAGATCGGTACATTTATGGCATCAGCCGTCTATTTTATCCTGCTGCATAATGTGACCAATATTGCTGAAAGCTGGTTGTGGCGTCTGCCGTTCCTCGCCAGCGTTCTGATCATTGCCGTCGCAATTTACATCCGTTTGCACCTGAAAGAGTCACCTTCATTTTCGAAGTTGGAAGCTCGTAAGCAGGTCACCGATTCACCATTACGCAATTTGCTGAAAACCTCACGCCGCAATGTGTTTGTCGGTATTGGCCTGCGCCTCGCGGAAAACGGTGGCTCTTCGATTTACCAGGCACTTGCCATCAGTTATATCGTGGGCGTTGTCGGGCTGGATAAATCGGTCGGCACTCTGTGCCTGATGTCCGCCGTGGTGGTTGGGGCCATTATGGTGCCAATTGCAGGATGGCTTACTGACCGCTTCGGTCGGGTGATTGTTTACCGCAGCCTGGCAATTTTCCAATTGCTTATCACCTTCCCGGTATGGTGGTCATTCAGCCACGGTAATGTGCCTGTTACCATCGTGTCTCTCTCACTGGCTCTTGGCGTGGGTGCATGGGGAATGTTTGGCGCACAAGGTGCATTCTTGCCAGAGTTATTTGGTGCCCGTCACCGCTATATTGGTGTCGCCCTGGCTCGAGAAGTTTCTGCCGTTATCGCGGGTGGGATTGCTCCTCTGATTGGCTCAGCCATTATTACCTGGGTTATCCACACTACTGACCCGAGCGGTATCTCAGCCTGGATGCCGATTGCTATCTACCTCAGTCTACTCACCGTAGGAACTATCATCGCCACGTTCTTCGCGCCGGAGACTCGCGATCGCGACCTGGATGATTTAGCAGATGCAAAAGTGAATGCAACCGTACCACGCCAAGGGACCACGGAGTCATATCATGACGCATAA
- a CDS encoding FAD-binding protein — MTHNVSSAIVDNLTDVKMPHYSPLAQASGSIDVDGYVLPEYHCNTLVLGSGAAGWRAAVELKRRDVDVIVASSKAFWGTSACSGSDKQTLHTANTRGNGDRFLALSDALSAGGSMDEDTAYIEAVGSVNTCEVLKYLGLDLPEDTFGATLRYQTDHDEFGRATSCGPRTSRLMVKVLAQEAMRLNIPLLNHTTAIKILTDGEGEMRHVTGVVAIDKSCRENPWRMVIIRCQHLVFATGGPGELYRESVYPVSCFSGLGMALEAGITLVNLTESQFGIGTPRTRFPWNLSGTYMQAMPRIFSQDSKGQRYNFLADYYPTTRMLASAIFRKGYQWPFHAERMLDYGSSLLDVAVFEETQKGNAVFLDFLSEPEPAADGIPFSLNNLDEDVVTYLKNNDALLAMPLARLQRMNPLAIRLYQLHGQDISKSPLQFTLNNQHLNGGIDVDVWGKTSLAGCYAAGENAGTHGVTRPGGAALNAGQVFARRCAQHIAHQPQQAQHAGIDRQQILSAIHEAQKCLTSAPQGLLRENVREIIQTTMSTHAAILCRMEGIEDAVRTIKKLCDDIEQFGIQSDANSLTRSLQWQQSTRLALAVLLSLQFYIHNGGGSRGARAIYDGKSGISPQSARGPLQTWSFRPETQADRQRMICIRRVSDDYQIYSRICRERGSLSLNDFERQWLNWLTASVFYTTE; from the coding sequence ATGACGCATAACGTTTCCAGCGCCATTGTTGATAACCTGACTGATGTAAAAATGCCTCATTACTCTCCGCTGGCGCAAGCCAGCGGAAGTATCGACGTCGATGGCTACGTTTTACCGGAGTACCACTGCAATACGTTAGTGCTGGGCAGTGGTGCTGCGGGTTGGCGCGCCGCTGTTGAACTGAAGCGCCGCGATGTTGATGTGATCGTGGCCTCCAGCAAAGCGTTTTGGGGTACATCTGCCTGCTCGGGTTCCGATAAGCAAACTTTGCATACCGCAAACACACGCGGTAATGGCGATCGCTTCCTGGCTCTGAGCGATGCGCTCTCGGCAGGCGGGTCAATGGATGAAGATACAGCCTATATTGAGGCTGTCGGATCAGTGAATACATGCGAGGTGCTGAAATACCTTGGGCTGGATCTGCCAGAAGACACATTCGGTGCGACATTGCGTTATCAGACGGACCACGATGAATTCGGTCGGGCCACCAGTTGTGGCCCACGGACGTCTCGCCTGATGGTTAAAGTACTGGCTCAAGAAGCGATGCGCCTGAATATTCCTCTGCTCAATCATACTACGGCAATAAAAATCCTTACCGATGGCGAAGGTGAGATGCGACATGTGACGGGCGTGGTCGCTATCGACAAATCATGCAGGGAAAATCCCTGGCGTATGGTTATTATCCGTTGCCAGCATCTGGTATTCGCCACAGGTGGCCCCGGAGAGCTTTATCGGGAAAGTGTTTATCCGGTGAGCTGTTTTAGCGGACTGGGTATGGCGCTGGAAGCAGGGATTACGCTGGTTAACCTTACTGAGAGCCAGTTCGGTATCGGTACGCCGCGCACGCGGTTTCCCTGGAATCTTTCAGGGACCTACATGCAGGCGATGCCCCGTATCTTCTCTCAGGACAGCAAAGGTCAGCGATACAATTTTCTGGCAGATTATTACCCTACTACCCGTATGCTCGCTTCGGCCATTTTCCGCAAAGGCTATCAGTGGCCGTTTCATGCTGAGCGTATGCTTGATTATGGTTCCAGTTTGCTGGATGTTGCCGTTTTCGAAGAGACGCAAAAAGGGAACGCCGTTTTTCTCGATTTTCTGTCTGAACCCGAACCGGCAGCGGACGGCATCCCCTTCAGTCTCAACAATCTGGATGAAGATGTCGTTACCTACCTGAAAAATAACGATGCTCTGCTGGCAATGCCGCTTGCCAGATTGCAGCGTATGAATCCACTCGCTATCCGACTCTATCAGCTACATGGGCAAGATATCAGTAAATCACCACTACAATTTACTCTGAATAACCAACATCTTAACGGTGGAATTGATGTCGATGTCTGGGGAAAAACATCTCTTGCCGGTTGCTATGCTGCCGGAGAAAACGCAGGTACACACGGTGTAACGCGTCCCGGCGGAGCTGCACTCAATGCCGGGCAGGTTTTTGCTCGCCGCTGCGCGCAACACATCGCGCATCAGCCACAACAAGCCCAACATGCAGGCATCGATCGACAGCAAATATTGTCTGCAATACATGAGGCGCAAAAATGTCTGACATCAGCCCCACAAGGCTTACTACGTGAGAATGTGCGGGAAATCATCCAGACCACGATGAGCACCCACGCCGCCATTTTATGCCGCATGGAAGGGATCGAAGATGCCGTGCGGACAATTAAAAAACTGTGTGACGATATTGAGCAGTTCGGCATTCAGTCTGATGCAAACAGCCTTACTCGCTCACTCCAGTGGCAACAGAGCACTCGTCTCGCGCTGGCAGTACTGCTTTCACTTCAGTTTTATATCCACAACGGTGGCGGAAGCCGGGGAGCCAGAGCGATTTATGACGGGAAATCAGGCATCTCACCACAAAGCGCTCGTGGACCACTTCAGACCTGGAGCTTTCGACCTGAAACTCAAGCTGACCGTCAAAGAATGATCTGTATTCGCCGGGTTTCCGATGATTATCAAATCTACTCGAGGATCTGCCGTGAAAGGGGATCATTATCATTAAACGATTTTGAACGTCAGTGGCTCAATTGGTTAACAGCCAGTGTTTTTTACACGACTGAGTAA
- a CDS encoding quinone oxidoreductase, with protein MATRIEFHKHGGPDVLKAVEFTPADPAEHEIQVENKAIGINYIDTYIRSGLYPPPSLPSGLGTEAAGVVSKVGSKVTHISVGDRVVYAQSMLGAYSSVHNVPADKAAILPDTISFEQAAASFLKGLTVFYLLRKTYEIQPGEPFLFHAAAGGVGLIACQWAKALGAKLIGTVGNAQKAQTALQAGAWQVINYREESIVERVKEITGGKKVRVVYDSVGKDTWEASLDCLQRRGLMVSFGNASGPVTGVNLGILNQKGSLYATRPSLQGYITNRHELTEASNELFSLIASGVIKVDVAESQKYALKDAQRAHEVLESRATQGSSLLIP; from the coding sequence ATGGCAACACGTATTGAATTTCACAAGCACGGCGGCCCCGATGTACTGAAGGCTGTGGAGTTTACGCCCGCTGACCCGGCGGAACATGAAATCCAGGTTGAAAACAAAGCGATTGGCATTAACTATATCGATACCTACATCCGTAGCGGGCTGTATCCGCCCCCTTCTCTTCCCAGCGGGTTAGGCACCGAAGCGGCGGGCGTGGTCAGCAAAGTCGGCAGCAAAGTGACGCACATAAGCGTCGGCGATCGCGTGGTTTACGCCCAGTCCATGCTCGGCGCCTACAGTTCCGTGCATAACGTCCCTGCCGATAAAGCCGCCATTTTGCCCGACACCATCTCATTTGAGCAGGCTGCAGCATCCTTCCTGAAAGGCTTAACCGTTTTCTATCTGCTGCGTAAAACCTATGAAATCCAACCTGGCGAACCGTTTCTGTTCCATGCAGCCGCTGGTGGTGTCGGTCTGATTGCCTGCCAGTGGGCAAAAGCATTAGGGGCGAAGCTGATTGGTACCGTCGGCAATGCGCAGAAAGCGCAGACTGCATTGCAGGCCGGTGCATGGCAGGTGATTAACTATCGTGAAGAGAGCATTGTTGAGCGCGTTAAAGAGATAACCGGTGGTAAAAAAGTGCGGGTGGTTTATGACTCCGTGGGTAAAGACACCTGGGAAGCCTCACTGGACTGCCTGCAACGTCGGGGTCTGATGGTCAGTTTTGGTAATGCTTCCGGGCCGGTGACCGGCGTTAACTTAGGGATTCTGAACCAGAAAGGTTCACTGTATGCCACACGCCCTTCTCTGCAGGGCTACATCACTAACCGCCATGAATTGACCGAAGCCAGTAATGAGCTTTTTTCGCTGATTGCCAGCGGGGTTATCAAGGTTGATGTGGCAGAGAGTCAGAAGTATGCCCTGAAAGATGCGCAACGCGCGCATGAAGTCTTGGAAAGCCGGGCAACGCAGGGTTCAAGTCTTCTGATCCCTTAA
- the pspG gene encoding envelope stress response protein PspG: MLELLFVIGFFVMLMVTGVSLLGILAALMVATAVMFLGGMFALMIKLLPWLLLAVAVVWVIKAIKAPKVPQYQRNNRRFY, encoded by the coding sequence ATGCTGGAACTACTTTTTGTGATTGGCTTTTTTGTCATGCTGATGGTCACCGGCGTGTCACTGCTGGGGATTCTGGCCGCGCTGATGGTGGCGACTGCCGTGATGTTCCTTGGCGGGATGTTTGCGCTGATGATTAAACTGTTGCCGTGGCTGTTACTGGCTGTCGCCGTCGTGTGGGTGATCAAGGCGATAAAAGCGCCAAAAGTCCCACAGTATCAGCGCAATAACCGTCGGTTTTACTAA
- the dusA gene encoding tRNA dihydrouridine(20/20a) synthase DusA, with product MLPESQSTAFPAHRFSIAPMLDWTDRHCRYFLRLLSGQTLLYTEMVTTGAIIHGKGDYLAYSDEEHPIALQLGGSDPVALAQCAKLAEARGYDEINLNVGCPSDRVQNGMFGACLMGNAQLVADCIKAMRDVVSIPVTVKTRIGIDDQDSYEFLCDFINTVSGKGECEMFIIHARKAWLSGLSPKENREIPPLDYDRVYQLKRDFPQLTMSINGGIKSLEEAKAHLEHMDGVMMGREAYQNPGILSSVDREIFGSAGADADPVAVVRAMYPYIERELSQGTYLGHITRHMLGLFQGIPGARQWRRYLSENAHKAGADINVLEHALKLVADKR from the coding sequence ATGCTGCCTGAATCTCAGTCCACCGCTTTTCCTGCTCATCGTTTTTCTATCGCGCCGATGCTCGACTGGACGGACAGACATTGCCGCTACTTTTTGCGCTTACTGTCTGGCCAGACGTTGCTCTATACGGAGATGGTGACCACCGGGGCAATCATTCATGGCAAAGGCGACTATCTGGCGTATAGCGACGAAGAGCATCCGATAGCATTACAGCTGGGCGGAAGCGACCCGGTGGCGTTGGCGCAGTGCGCGAAGCTGGCTGAAGCACGGGGTTATGATGAGATTAACCTTAATGTAGGTTGCCCCTCTGACCGCGTACAGAATGGGATGTTTGGTGCCTGCCTGATGGGCAACGCGCAGCTGGTTGCTGATTGCATCAAGGCGATGCGCGATGTGGTATCGATTCCGGTCACGGTCAAAACCCGTATTGGTATTGATGACCAGGACAGCTACGAATTTCTGTGTGATTTCATCAACACGGTTTCTGGTAAAGGCGAATGCGAGATGTTTATCATCCACGCCCGCAAGGCCTGGCTTTCCGGGCTGAGCCCGAAAGAAAACCGCGAGATCCCACCGCTGGATTATGACCGCGTTTATCAGCTAAAGCGTGATTTCCCGCAACTGACTATGTCGATCAACGGCGGTATTAAATCGCTGGAAGAAGCGAAAGCGCATCTTGAACATATGGATGGCGTGATGATGGGGCGTGAAGCCTATCAAAATCCCGGTATTCTGTCGTCTGTGGATCGCGAAATTTTCGGCAGTGCTGGCGCTGATGCGGACCCTGTTGCCGTGGTGCGCGCCATGTACCCGTACATTGAGCGTGAACTGAGCCAGGGAACCTATCTGGGGCATATCACCCGCCATATGCTGGGGCTGTTCCAGGGCATTCCGGGGGCACGTCAGTGGCGTCGTTATCTGAGCGAAAATGCGCACAAAGCCGGAGCGGATATTAACGTGTTGGAACATGCCTTAAAGCTGGTGGCAGATAAACGTTAA
- a CDS encoding cupin domain-containing protein has protein sequence MKRPDCIRHWREVEGVDDSTYPGSDELFSIGAPLARKLGLGRLGIHHERLPPGRRTSYPHAESDEEEFIYVLEGYPEAWINGYLWKLEPGDSVGFPAGTGVCHTFINNTSEEVRLLVVGEANKKFNRIYYPLNPVYAATREDRWVDHPPQFFGSHDGKPGQK, from the coding sequence ATGAAAAGACCGGACTGTATTCGCCACTGGCGCGAGGTGGAAGGGGTAGATGACTCTACTTATCCCGGCAGCGATGAGCTGTTTTCTATTGGCGCGCCGCTTGCCCGCAAACTGGGCCTGGGACGCCTCGGCATTCATCATGAACGCCTGCCACCGGGCCGCCGCACGTCGTATCCTCACGCCGAAAGCGATGAAGAAGAGTTTATCTACGTGCTTGAAGGGTATCCGGAGGCGTGGATTAACGGTTATTTATGGAAGCTGGAACCGGGCGACAGCGTTGGATTTCCGGCAGGAACTGGCGTGTGCCACACCTTTATCAATAACACCAGTGAAGAGGTACGCCTGCTGGTCGTCGGTGAGGCAAATAAAAAATTTAACCGAATCTATTACCCGCTCAACCCGGTGTATGCGGCCACGCGCGAAGATCGCTGGGTGGACCATCCACCGCAGTTTTTTGGTTCCCACGACGGAAAGCCAGGGCAGAAATAG
- the zur gene encoding zinc uptake transcriptional repressor Zur: protein MERTPTQELLAQAEKLCAQRNVRLTPQRLEVLRLMSLQEGAISAYDLLDLLRETEPQAKPPTVYRALDFLLEQGFVHKVESTNSYVLCHLFDQPTHSSAMFICDRCGVVKEECAEGVEDIMHALAAKMGFALRHNVIEAHGLCQVCVEVEACRHPGDCQHDHSIQVKKKVGR from the coding sequence ATGGAAAGAACCCCTACCCAGGAGTTGTTGGCTCAAGCTGAAAAACTCTGTGCGCAACGTAACGTGCGGCTCACGCCACAACGCCTCGAAGTGCTGCGTCTGATGAGCCTGCAGGAAGGAGCGATTAGCGCCTATGATTTGCTTGATCTGCTGCGGGAAACCGAGCCACAGGCCAAGCCGCCTACCGTGTATCGTGCTCTCGATTTTCTGCTAGAACAAGGTTTTGTCCACAAGGTGGAATCCACCAACAGCTACGTGCTCTGTCATCTGTTCGATCAACCCACCCACAGCTCAGCAATGTTCATTTGTGACCGCTGCGGTGTGGTGAAAGAAGAATGTGCGGAGGGAGTAGAAGACATCATGCATGCGCTGGCGGCGAAAATGGGTTTTGCCCTGCGTCATAACGTGATTGAGGCACATGGTCTGTGTCAGGTCTGCGTGGAGGTTGAAGCCTGCCGTCACCCTGGCGACTGCCAGCATGACCATTCGATTCAGGTGAAGAAAAAAGTCGGGCGCTAA